TGGggtcctcttctcctcttctccctccttgctctctacTCTAGAGTTCTCttactatttattctctctgcatgccagccctgcctatttttctcttctgccttgctattggccatttcgctcttcattagaccaatcaggtgttttaggcaggtgAAGTAACACAtatttacagagttaaacaaatgcaacaatctttgcatcattaaaacaaatattccacagcataaacaaatgtaacacatcttaaaatgatTTTCCACAACACTGAAGTTTTCTTTTGCATCTGTTCTCAGTATGTTTTTTGAATCTTGATGGTCAAACCATCCACAAATCTATCAGTGAAGCACTCCAATTGGAAATGAGTGGCTAATTTCTTCAGTTCTAAGTTAGCACTCAACTGATGTCATCTACAggataaagaaaaagatgttACTCACTGTGGCTTCTGTTGATGAGCTGCTGAGCCCACAGGCTCAACAGTGTCAAATGTACCTAGAAATGGGCTTCCATCAAGGATGAAATAAATGACTTGCTAAAGTAAGCTGGAAATTGCTTAACCAAGAGAGAATGTGGGTAACCCAAGTTATGGGAGTGATTGCTTTGAAACTACTGAGAAGGGAATCCTCTTTTTAAGTTTGtcattatcttattttatgtgtataagtgttttgtatgtatatgtgtttgtgcatcacatgcatgcctaatgcctgaggaggccaaaagagtgaataagatcccttggaactggacatactggcagttgtgaaccaccatgtacaTTTTGGGTATTGAATCTAGGACCCTCTACAAGAGAaacaagtgtttttaactgctgagccgtctcaccaaCTTTGAGAATCCTCTTTATATtgttgctttgtgtgtgtatgtgtctgagtgagtgtatatgtgtgtgtgcacacatgcacctgtgacacacacacatgtataatggTTCTCCTATGcctgtcagaggacaacttattcttcccttccaccatgtgtccCAGGAAGGCTAATGCAGATCTTCAGCATTGGAGGCCTTCAGGTTGAAAGCTAGCACTTCTACCcattgatccatctctctagactTGAAATCCTCTTTTGAAAGGAACCTCCTGGTCCACACGAGAATTAATTTCACTTAGTAAAACTGAGACAAGCATAACTCAATATACTGACACCTCCAAACAATAAGAGTCATTTTTTGTGGTTTAAAATACACCTAGCTTTGAAAATCACCTCCAAATTCTAtcatcttcttttttgttttatatacattTCTGTCTCTGATGGGAATGCTCTGAGTAAGATACCAGGCTAGCTTTAAAAATATGAGACACCCTCAAAAAATCCCTTCATGTACAGATTTAGCAAAATGTTTAGAGAATGGattattttgtcctttttatGTTCTTAAAAGCAGTacttcttgccaggcagtggtggtgcatgcctttaatcccaggactcaagaggcagagacaggcagatctctgtgagattgaggccagccttgtctacaagagctagttccaagacaggctccaaagttacagagaaatcctgtcttgaaaaaccaataaataaataaataaatagtagtaTTTCTCtagctttttaaatattaattccaGATCCCAggcatattttatttgttatggtggttaatcttcttttttttttttttttttttttttttttttttggtttttcgagacagggtttctctgtggttttttggagcctgtcctggaactagctcttgtagaccaggctggtctcgaactcacagagatccgcctgcctctgcctcccaagtgctgggattaaaggcgtgcgccaccaccgcccggctatggtggttaatcttgattgtcaacttgactgtattTAGAATTGCctaggagacaactttctgagtCTGTCTATAAGTGTTTCTAGAAAGATTTAAATGAAGCAAGAAAACCATCCCTGAACATGAGTGTCACCAATCCATGGGCTGAGGTTCTAGACTTattaagaaggagaaaggagcagaAAGTCAGGACtaatttctctctgcttcctgtttgtagaCACATGTGTCCAGATACCTCATGTCCTTGCCACCATGACTGCCCCTCCAGAATGAAGCATACCCTCAAGCAGTGACCAGCATAAACCACTTCATCAAGTTGCTGTTCTCAGGTGTTTGACAGCAGGGATTTCTCAGGGAGAACACTTTGGAAGTGAACATACATTgcattatttataattatgttCCTTGGATATTATCTGACATCTTCTATTATAAGAATTGACTACAACGAGCTAAGATACATTCTTCCATATTTGTTGATAAATATTTGCAATGGAGTGgtatttaaaattctaatatattttcctaaaatattcCAATTGCCAAGTTATGTTTGAGATGCTGCAAGTGTATGTGAGTCAGagtttaattaataattttatgaataatCATCATATAATTACCTAGATTTATCAGCACTTTAAGTTTAATGAAATTTTTTTGTGACAGAAGTTTTATATGAATATGGAAGtggatattttttcttctttgatcaaCTTGATTATTTGACACGGGATTCTCCggtaatttgaatgagaatggcccccatgaaAAAAGATAtcacacaatatattctgatcatggttccctcctcccagagcCTTCCCATCTCTCCATGCACCCAGCTCCAcaccctttatttttctttttttttaagaaaacaaacgaaagaaaacaaaccagaataagtaaaaagaaaaatacaagaaacacacacaggaatcatAAAACCACAGAATCTGAAAGCATAATATACAAACAAAGCACtagtaaaacaacaaaaaaaaaagcctagacaGAGCAATATTGTAATGGTtgttttgtctctctttttttttccacattgttGATTTTTATTCGCATGGCATTTTCAACACAATTTACagtattgtttctatttccagtCTGATTATACAAGTGCTAAATGACAGAAAAGTCTGAAATAAATACATTACAAAAGAGGCAAAGCTGTGAACTAAGTGGCATTCAGAAGGTCCTACAGGTgggggaaggagctgagaaggAAGTGAGTAGGGTCACATGATAGGAGCTCCTGCTGGAGTGTTTCAGTCATCTTTGTCTTTTGCTCGGTGTTTGAGGATGCGCGTGAACTCTATGTATTTGAAATTGCCCTTCTTGTCAATAGGGGCCTCCCTGTAGAGCTCATCcacttcctcatctgtgaagtggTCGCCCATGGTTGTCAGCAGCTCCCTCAGGTAGTCGTCCTGGATGGTGCCTGTTGCTTCCTCCTCAAAGCAAGCGAAGGCGTTTCTGATGACATCTTCAGGATCTGTGCCATTCAACTTCTCTCCAaacatggtgaggagcatggtgaAATTGATGGGGCCCGGGGCCTCATTCATCATGGAATCCAGGTAGGCgtttgaattcctgccttggaatatgatcaaaacatgtaagccaaacaaaccctttccttccaagctacttttgatcatattctttattatatatagtcTATTGATATGATCATCAATAGAAAGAAAAGTGTGCTACTATCTGTGGCTGATAGAATGAGGGATTGATTTACCAAAGACTAATTCAATCAAGGGTCAGTGTAAAGAGTTTGGGCTGTagatcagttggtagagtacttgtctaccATGTAGaaggccttgagttcaatccctagtaccTCGTAAACCAGGAATGGTGACTCATGTCTTTGATCCTGACACTAGGGAAGTAGAAATGGCAGGCTTGGGGGTTCAAGATTCTCCTGAATGAAGagcaaagccagcctggaatcCATGAGATCAggtctccctttaaaaaaagtcaGTGCCACCAGGTGGTGgcaacacacgcctttaatcccagcatttgggaggcagaggcaggcagatctctatgtgttcgaggccagcctggtctacagactgagttccaggacagccagagcaactacacagagaaacgactcttaaaaagaataaaaaacaaaatcaagaaaacctcttcatttctccttctttcctgactctccaacacctcttcattaaTCCCGGTGGCATTGGGAGTTCATTGTGTCACTAAGTGAACCTTTTGTTCTATTGGCTTTACTTGTAAATATTCCTTTTAGTGAGTCACTGgactggttcaagacctctggtttctggtccactatcatcactggatcctcactggaactcctctggGATATCCTGTAGCTGTCCCTAGTCTTGGAGGTCTTGTGAATATTGTTCCAGTCCCTTCAGTAGCTCTAGCAGGTCCGAGATGGAGTAGATGCTAGGGTGGGTCAACCCCAGGCCCATCTGGGTAGTAGCTGAGCTAGTCATTCTGGGCCACTGGGGTCACCTGCCTCAGGTGAGGGGGAGGAATCAGCTCCCCTATGCTCATGTCCTCAGGGTTAGTTCACCCTCACTTGTGAGGGGTGGGGCTGTCTCTCCCGAGTACAGAAGCCAGTACTCTTGTGAGGGTCAGGGCTAGCTCTCTTGCTGCCATATCCAGTGAGAGGCATAGCCAGCTCTCCCAGGgccagagacaagtggatctggCTCAGCATGTCCCTCTGATTTCATCTCACATGGTTCCTAAGGCCCTCTGAGGTGACACGGGCcgcagacatcaacacagaccccagctgcagctggACCATGGACCCCAGACATGGTCTTAGGCAGCAGCTTGGGCCTGGTTGACATCCTGACTCTGGGTGGAAGCACTGTCCACTCAGGTCAGGACAGTTCTGACAGTAGAATGGCCCCCAGACACCACCAAGGCCTCAGGTTGCAGCCCCAACTCTGGGCTTCTATGTGATTTTCGGTGGCAATATGGGGACTCAGAATTCAGCACAGACTCGAGCAGAAGTAGACCTGTAGACCTAGACATTGTCCTCAGCAGTAGTTAGATCTGGATGTCACCATTGCCCCAGGTGGCAGTGCAGACCATTCAGATGAGCACAGGCCCCAGCAACAGTGTGTGGCcctcagacatcaacatggccccaGACCTTAGACATCTGCAAGGCCTTTGATAGCAACAGGAGCCTCGGATGTCAGCATAGACCCTGGGTGCAGTaaggccatggacccagacacggccctcagctgcagctctggcCCAGACATCATCATGGCATTGGGTAGTCACGAAGGCCACTCAGATCATGAGCTGCATGCATcatggcccttggacaccaacCTGGACTCAGGTGACTGACTTGACCCTGGGTGTCCTcatggcctttggtggcaacaaGAGCCACATACATCAATCCAGACCCTTGCCACTatagggccacagacccaggCATGGCTCTGGGCAGCAGCTTAGGCCCAGATGACACCATGGTCCCAGGAGGCAGTATGGGCCCCCAAGATCTGTATGGCTCCTGTTGCAGCGTGGGCCTCAGACTCCCACAAGGCCACATGCTGTGGCCCATATCCCAGGTCTCTGTTTAGGCCATGATAGCAACCAGGTCCACACACTGACCACAGACCCAGACTCCTTAAGCAGCAGCTCAGCAGCTAGGCTTGTCGACATCCTAGCTCCAGGTGGGAGCCCCAgccactcagatcaggatggctcagcagcagcATGGTTCGACCGGCCCCAGACACGAACAAGGTCCTAGGGTATGGCCCAGACCCCAAGCTTCATGTGGCCTTTAGGGGCTACATGGACCACAGACTTCAGTACAGACCTGGGCTGCAGTAGGACCACAGTCCCAGACATGGTCCTTAGCGTCAGCCTACGTCTGGATGTCATCATGGCCCCAGGTGGTGGTAAAGACCACCCAGGTCAGCAGGGCCCAAGCCTCAGAGTGGCTTCTGTACTCCAACATGGTCTCAGATGGAGGTCCAGACCACTGGAATCAGCAAGGCCCTCGGTggcaacaggagccacagacatcaacacagaccctggctgttgTAGGACCAGGGACCCAGACATGGCACTTGGCAGCAGCCCagcccagacatcaccatggctcTGGATGGCAAGCAAACCTCCTCCATCAATCTACTCCtcactgtcttcatttcttccattctgtCTCTTTCCACAGCACACGAACCATTCAttctgctcctcttttcctcccattttcCCATTTGCTCATCATAATGGGGCCCACCTGCCTGGCACTGCATACCCTCGCTTGGTTTGAGCAGAACTGCATCAGGGTGGGCGTGGATTTCCTCGAGGACCCGGCTAGCTAGCCTCCATCTCAGCACAACTGTATCCAATCCTGAATTGATGCATCAATAGCTAAGTCAACCTGAAGGCTGACCCACCATATTTAGATTCTAATCTTATAggatctaatctaatctaatctaagcAGCAACTTCAACTTCACGGGTGATCCAATTAATGGGAAATCAATTTAGTGGACGGTTCACTGGAGATTATTTTGTATCATATCCGTAGAATTTGAAGGATTTTTAATCTTTATACAtaaatcaacatgtagaatgagAGTTTGATATTGttgataaatgaaaattttacatatatttctatCAGGAGAGAGCAATGTTTGTagttcagcattttattttagtggaattttaagatttcaataaacaaatatatattacaGAAATTCAATTAAGATAATTAACATGTCCATCACCTCAACAACCTggcattaattttaaatatgcttaaattaattttaaatgtttccattttctccCACTATTTCAACCTATTTAAGTattgtataaaaatgaaaatggaagttTTTGTGTACATAAATTTTTATACAATCTTGATTATTATAGAAAAAATTAGGGAGTATTCACTGTTCATCATTAAAATCCAAAGCACTTATCAACAACTACATGAAGTACACCACACAACTGCTGAAATTAATATTTCATGCATTAATGTTTTGTAATTACTGGCAAATCTGAGATTATTTTAAACATCATATTCATTCCCTACCCTTTGATTTAATTTCTCAATATTCCTTTAGTCTCATTACTTGACTGTCTTtgagttaaatattttattgctctACTTTTCTCTATATAAACTTGTTATAATCTGTGATTATAATCATGATTATGTCAAGACTAGCAATGATTAAATCATGAGTACTTTGTGTACTGTAAAACAAATACCAATTTTATCACTTTCCCCAAATGCTAATACTATCTTAGAACATTTTAAccctagttttatttttcttgacttttgtATTATCATTGTCATggtttttatgttttggtttgtttgtttgtttttctttgtttgtttgagataaggtcaCTAAGGAGGTCTGACTGTCAGGGAAACTTttgtgtagatcagactggtctggAACACACAGATATtcactttcctctgcttcccaagcactaggattaaaggagtgcatcaccatgctcagctccttgttatgaattgtaattctttgtatattttcatcTCCATGCATCATTCCCTGTTCCTAGTATTACCTCACTTATAATTTTAATCTAcatattctgttttctgtttctcttcattccttccttccagttTTCATCTAGAATTATCTGCTTTTGAAATTAAGAAATCACTACTTTCCTAGTTTTAACtcgattgttttttctttttcatgagtgGTAAGTCAATTAAACTTTCTGGGTATTGAAGGAGCAATAAActtaaaattaattagttaattatttAAGAATCAATTGgaattgaaagaataaaattataaataaaacttcatcaactgaaaagcttcagtaaagcaaaggacatagtcaacaagacaaaacgacagtctacagaatgggaaaagatcttcactaaccccacatcacacagaggtctgatctccaaaatatacgaagaactcaagaaattgaacacctaaacaacacataatccaataaaaaataatggagtacagacctaaacagagaactctcaacagagaaatgcaaatcaaaacaactctgagattccatcttacacctgtaagaatggccaagatcaaaaacactgatgacaacttatgctagagaggttgtggggaaaaggaaacactcctgcattgctggtgggaatgcaagctggtacaacccctttggatgtcagtgtgacgatttctcagaaaatcaggaaacaaccttcttcaagactcagtaataccacttttgggtatatatccaaaggatgctcaatcatgttaCAATGAcatgtgtttaactatgttcatagcagctttgtttgtcatagccagaacctgaaaacaaccgaaatgccccttgaccaaacaatggataaggaaaatgtggtacatttacacacaatggagtactacacagcagagaaaaataatgacatcttgaattttgcaggaaaatgaatggaactagaaaacattattttgagtgaggtaaccccgacacagaaagacagttatcacatgtactcactcataggtgatttttaaacataaagcaaagaaagccagcctacaaaccacaatcacagagaacttagacaacaatgaggacactaagagagactaacatagatctaatctacataggaagtagaaaggagaaaaagacaagatctcatcagtaaattgggaacatggggaccttgggggagggttgaagggggaggggagaggcagggagggaagcagagaaaaatgtatagctcaataaatatcaattataaataaatatgcagagGCTTGttacttataaaaaataaaacttcatcaACTGATTCATTCTAACTATACAGAAATTCACTCAGATGTAAAGGGGGACTGGATAAATGTTTTCATGCCTTCCTTAAGCAAACTGTGTGATGtttttatatttcagttaaataaaatgacttattttataaaaggaaagaaaaaaagaactcatgctttaatttttttccaactCTGAACCTCACACacactaggcaagaactctaccataAGTGGTATCATCAGTCCCAGAATTTGATTTCTTATTTCAAACCTGCTAACAAAAGTATGGGttcaatattctttctgcctaTAACATTCTAGTCTGACAGATTtgtcattcttattttattttggagactgagtcttgctgtgtggctcaggctgaccttgaacttgttatcCCTCTTCCTTGGCCTCTCTAGTACTAGGATTTCAGGAGGATCCTACCACACCAGGCTTGATGAGAGATTTCTCTCCTGAAATACTGAAcgagaaatacaagaaaatggaagctgGCATATCAACATAAATAAACCAAGGCAAAAGTATACTGTGGAGCACCTTTATTAAACTGCTAAAAGAAACTAGTCATTAAAGTCCATACATCTTAGAAAAGAGAATACTGAGGGAACAATAAGGAATTCACTGAATTTGAGATGTGTTGGGTAAGGACTACTGCCATGGAACAGAAGGCAATAAACCTTGGGTCCTTGTCAGTtacccattaaaaacaaaatatggatttttttttctgctactatTGTAATTTCTCAAGCTTTGTCATAAAACATCACATTGGGCCATAGGAAAAGGCTGTTTACATGCTCAGAACTCCTTGGGTTGAAGATGACTGACCACACAATAACAAAGTTAAATGGGAATTAATACcaaagaaaaacctaaataaacgctactgattttttttttacttaaaaaagtaTAATTTTAGAGGCTACACAGCTAGGCAGGACATTGTTCACATCCCACCTCTGATATGTGGGATGATAACAGTTGCTTAGCTTATTGAGTCGAAACTTGAGATAACTCAGAGTAAAGGCATCCGCTACCAAGCCTAATGACATGAGTTCTATCCCCATTATCCACATGgtgtggtgcaggacaattgcctatatattttaagtaaacgttgattggccagtagccaggcaggaagtatagacgggACAACCAGACATGAAgcagaggtgggtcaatgagaacaggagaattctgggaaggaggaagcatattcctccccagtcctgcccagacacaggaaaaggaagaagtgatCTTCCCcgccaaaaaaggtactgagccatttggctaacatagataaaaataatgggttaatataagttataagagttaataagaagcctgagctaaagggccaatcagtttatgattattgtagacctctgtgtgatttcattgggactaaatggctgtgggacctagTAGGATGacaaaccaggcaggacagaaacatcagtcaacaaTGGTGGACAAAAAGAACTAACTCCTACATGTTTTCTTCCAACCTCCACTTGTgcatatccatatacataaacacacataaaataaatataaatgtaattttaaaaatatgaaggtTGTTTTGCTTTAAATATGACCCTTCATATCAGTTTATATCTACTTGATATCTGACTAAAAAGGGCAAAAGGCTTGTCATCTCTGATTTCATCTTATATCTGTCCTTTTTGCTTTCTTAACTTATAAGTCATACTCTACTCTGTCCATCATCTTTAAATGCTCTGCCCATGACTGTAATACAGAGTTGACTCACCCTACTGCCCATTGTTGCAGGTACACAATTCATCTACGTCATCGTTGTGCTGTCACAACAGCTCAACTCAAGTATGGAAAGTTCTTTGCTCCACACCAAACCATGAGGGCCAGATGTTTATGCAAAATGATGGTACTAGCTGGAAGAGAAAATCAGCAGTTTCTAGGTTAAGTTGCCAGCCTATTGGCACTAACCTTAAGGCCAAAATGCTTGTGCACCAGCAGAAAAAAATACCTTTACAAACTGTACCCATCGACAATGAATAGCTTATCAAACTTTAGCTCTCCAGAAAAATTCAATCAAAGCTTGCTGCTTATTTTGGTGGGAGCAGCCTGCTGCCCTCTTTGAACAGTCTGAGTTCTCTTTTGCTCATGAGCTAAAGTCCCAATAAAGGAACCTAACCAGCCGCTTGATCTCATTTCTACTGTTTCATGTAATATGGTCCTATCGCCTGGGTCACTTGCACCAAAGCATCTGTCTCCCACATGCTCCTGTATTTCTTACCAAATCTTGGAAGTTAATGAAAGGACTTGGAGGGAGAAACTGGTACCTAAGACCTGAAAAGATGAGTTTCTAAAGTAAAATTTCCCCCTAGTCCCACGAAGCTGGGGATCCTTGACATGACACTCTCCATTTATTTCTCTCTACTAGCCACATCTATGTTTCTCTAGTTTTATGGTTTTGGAGAggtaaaataaaaaggttattgTGGATGTCATTATTCTGCCATTTACCACTGCATTGCTCAGACTTTTTCATTGCTATATCAAATACCTAAGAGAAATTGTTTAAAAGAGGAAGGTTAGTTTTGGCCAAGAGTTTCATAGATTTCAGTCCAGGCTCCATTAATACAAGTATGTGGCAAGTTAGCACATCATGGTGGAAGGGCATGGTGGGGCAGAGCTGCTCATCTGGTAACCAAATAGCAGAGAAGAGGTGGGTGACAGAGACAAAACATGTCTTCAATGTCTCCAACTAGGCTTCACCACCATAAGTCTCTatcacctcctaataatgccattaTACTATGAATCCATGAGAAGATAAGTTCATTAATGAAGCTGTCCTCACCTCCTCAAAGCCCCATCTCTGACTATTGTAGAATTTGGAACCAAGTTTTTATGGCATAAGCCTTTTGGGTATGGCAATGCTTCACATGCAAATCATAACAATAACTGTTATACATTTAGTAATTGTATAGTGATAGCCAC
The sequence above is a segment of the Chionomys nivalis chromosome X, mChiNiv1.1, whole genome shotgun sequence genome. Coding sequences within it:
- the LOC130867987 gene encoding myosin regulatory light chain 12B-like — translated: MMNEAPGPINFTMLLTMFGEKLNGTDPEDVIRNAFACFEEEATGTIQDDYLRELLTTMGDHFTDEEVDELYREAPIDKKGNFKYIEFTRILKHRAKDKDD